The following coding sequences lie in one Alicyclobacillus curvatus genomic window:
- a CDS encoding helix-turn-helix domain-containing protein produces the protein MIGKRIQQLRLQRRMSLSELAERAGVAKSYLSAIERDIQGNPSISVLEKLCGVLGVSMTALIEGDDAELQKQLERLDQDWINLIRDAMTSGVSKGEFKDFLEFQKWRSKREGTDTTE, from the coding sequence ATGATTGGGAAGAGGATTCAGCAATTACGATTGCAGCGCAGGATGAGTTTGTCGGAGCTGGCAGAACGCGCTGGTGTGGCAAAATCGTACCTTAGTGCGATTGAACGCGATATTCAGGGGAATCCATCTATCTCAGTCCTGGAAAAGTTGTGTGGGGTTCTTGGTGTTTCGATGACCGCACTCATCGAAGGCGATGATGCTGAGTTGCAGAAGCAGTTGGAACGGCTCGATCAAGACTGGATTAACTTGATTCGTGACGCAATGACTTCGGGTGTGAGTAAAGGTGAATTTAAAGACTTTCTGGAATTCCAAAAATGGCGTTCGAAACGCGAAGGCACCGATACAACAGAATAA
- a CDS encoding glycosyltransferase family 4 protein, whose translation MSKLVAPFSAVPALRSVSDTETVTAAPVQTVDAAPAVRAPRVMFYSHSGDVSGAEISLLLTLQGLKHTTPLLVAPDGDLLRRARGNGIPVLVQKSHRARMSRNPFAVLTGVIGTLAAGLRLRGLIRRMGPSVVHANSIRAGLIAGVATVGLRARLVWHVRDELPRNVIGRSIRVFAANRADAVVTISNAILDNFAPKGQLRSRCKVVYNGIDPLVRGKIDDLKGVMGLRNTAFVVGVVGQITPWKRQRDAITAFTRLLLEQPDAELWIVGSPKFRKENVEYEESLRAYARACGVETKVRFWGFCEDVMSIMQSIDVLLVPSENEPFGRVVIEAMLAGKPVVGTRGGGIPEIVQDGHTGFLVDIGDTTTMARLLSWLCADEILRRDMGERARNRAVKRFSIDRTCSELEATFEMLTVGPV comes from the coding sequence ATGTCCAAACTTGTTGCCCCGTTTTCTGCCGTCCCAGCATTACGCAGCGTTTCGGACACGGAGACAGTCACCGCCGCCCCCGTTCAAACCGTCGATGCCGCCCCTGCCGTCAGGGCACCGCGGGTCATGTTTTACAGCCACTCAGGTGACGTCAGCGGAGCTGAGATCAGCCTGCTCCTGACATTGCAAGGCCTGAAGCACACGACGCCGCTTTTGGTAGCCCCCGACGGAGATCTCCTTCGCAGGGCACGCGGAAATGGCATTCCAGTGCTTGTTCAGAAAAGCCATCGAGCCCGAATGAGTCGCAATCCATTTGCCGTCCTCACCGGAGTCATCGGCACGCTCGCCGCCGGTTTGCGCCTTCGTGGTCTCATCCGCCGGATGGGTCCGTCTGTTGTTCATGCAAATTCCATCCGCGCGGGCCTAATTGCCGGTGTTGCGACTGTCGGTCTGCGCGCTCGGCTGGTTTGGCATGTGCGCGATGAACTGCCGCGAAACGTCATCGGCAGAAGCATTCGGGTGTTTGCGGCGAATCGGGCGGATGCCGTGGTGACCATTTCAAATGCCATTCTCGACAATTTTGCCCCGAAGGGGCAGTTGAGGTCTCGGTGCAAGGTGGTCTACAACGGCATCGACCCGCTTGTCAGAGGCAAAATCGACGATTTGAAGGGAGTCATGGGCCTTAGGAATACGGCTTTTGTGGTGGGGGTGGTCGGTCAGATTACTCCGTGGAAGAGACAGAGAGACGCCATCACAGCATTTACAAGGCTGCTTTTGGAACAACCGGACGCGGAGTTGTGGATTGTCGGGAGTCCAAAGTTTCGCAAAGAGAACGTCGAGTACGAGGAATCCCTGCGCGCATATGCGAGGGCTTGCGGAGTAGAGACAAAGGTGCGGTTCTGGGGCTTCTGTGAAGACGTCATGTCCATCATGCAGTCTATCGATGTACTGCTTGTGCCCTCTGAAAATGAACCGTTTGGGCGTGTCGTGATTGAGGCGATGCTCGCCGGTAAACCTGTCGTTGGGACGCGTGGTGGGGGGATTCCAGAGATTGTTCAGGATGGCCACACGGGATTTTTGGTCGACATTGGTGATACGACGACGATGGCACGTCTGTTGTCCTGGCTCTGTGCGGACGAAATCCTGCGTCGTGACATGGGCGAACGAGCCCGGAATCGTGCCGTGAAGCGGTTCTCGATAGACCGTACCTGCAGTGAACTGGAGGCGACTTTTGAAATGCTCACGGTGGGGCCGGTATGA
- the asnB gene encoding asparagine synthase (glutamine-hydrolyzing), producing MCGIIGGLGYSESAIRRGLDTMEDRGPDDMGLWRDGDTILGHRRLAIIDTSLRGRQPMVDASGRVAITFNGEIYNYRELRAELEAAYPFRTETDTEVLLAGYACWGLLRLLQRIRGMFAFALWDDRTQTMALARDPFGKKPLVYTTQEGKLLFASTLNALQQVLPRTPRLSPTALDDYLTYLAVPGEDSIFDGIHKLRPGHYALYQKGKLDVHRYYYLSFAHPLAISEEEALEQLDTLVHQAVRRRLVSDVPIGAFLSGGVDSSLVTAIMAQESKHPITTLTMGFDEAAYDERAYARLVSQRYGTHAVEGVLGRELWGQLPRLVHAFGEPFADSSALPTFAVAEFARKYVTVVLNGDGGDELFAGYTRPLAEAMALRYRRLVPGFLRYGIGRYAHSRPKLQPRMLNGVKQVLVAGMTDARSAFVFDRSLRSFRDELYSRDFKLRLGNHHPDDWYRSVWDEADGPTPVDKVLYGDMLTYLPDELLPKMDAMTMAHSLEARSPLLDVDLADFTARLPYEMKVQGVETKPLLKKLARRYVPDEVLYRPKKGFNMPLSQWLRTSLAPLLRELLFSASFERGLFDTAFVHQLAKAHESGAKDYGQQLWSLMMLELWFRMYLDRDIKVTDDIRSSGIVAVF from the coding sequence GGGTCCGGACGACATGGGCTTGTGGCGGGATGGTGACACCATCCTCGGACACCGGCGGCTAGCCATCATTGATACGAGTCTGCGAGGACGGCAGCCGATGGTGGATGCGTCGGGACGCGTGGCCATTACCTTTAATGGCGAGATTTACAATTATCGCGAACTGAGAGCCGAACTCGAGGCTGCCTATCCGTTTCGAACTGAGACAGACACGGAAGTACTGCTTGCTGGCTACGCCTGCTGGGGGTTGCTGCGGCTGCTTCAGCGTATCCGCGGCATGTTCGCCTTCGCCCTGTGGGATGACCGGACGCAGACAATGGCTTTGGCGCGCGATCCGTTTGGGAAAAAACCCCTCGTGTACACGACGCAAGAGGGTAAGCTGCTGTTCGCCTCCACGCTAAACGCCTTGCAACAGGTTCTGCCACGGACGCCACGGCTCTCACCAACAGCGCTAGATGACTATCTGACGTACTTGGCCGTCCCCGGGGAGGACTCGATTTTTGACGGCATTCACAAGCTCCGCCCGGGTCACTATGCACTCTACCAGAAGGGCAAACTCGATGTTCACCGCTATTATTACTTGTCGTTTGCACATCCACTGGCAATCTCTGAAGAAGAGGCGCTCGAGCAGCTTGACACTCTGGTTCACCAGGCCGTCCGCCGCCGGCTTGTCAGCGACGTGCCGATTGGGGCGTTTCTCAGTGGGGGGGTGGATTCGAGTCTGGTCACCGCCATCATGGCCCAAGAGTCGAAGCATCCCATCACGACGCTGACGATGGGATTTGACGAAGCCGCGTATGATGAGCGCGCCTATGCGAGGCTTGTAAGCCAGCGCTATGGGACCCATGCCGTGGAAGGAGTTCTCGGGCGTGAACTGTGGGGGCAGTTGCCGCGCCTTGTCCATGCCTTCGGCGAACCGTTTGCCGACTCTTCGGCCTTGCCGACCTTCGCGGTTGCTGAATTTGCCCGCAAGTACGTCACTGTGGTCCTGAACGGTGACGGTGGGGATGAACTGTTCGCGGGCTATACGCGGCCACTCGCAGAAGCAATGGCGCTGCGCTATCGGCGTCTGGTGCCAGGTTTTCTACGATATGGTATCGGTCGCTACGCGCACAGTCGCCCGAAGCTGCAGCCCCGCATGCTAAACGGCGTCAAACAGGTCCTTGTTGCGGGGATGACAGACGCGCGGTCGGCGTTTGTCTTTGACAGGTCACTGCGGTCGTTTCGCGATGAACTCTACAGCCGCGATTTCAAACTGCGCCTTGGCAATCATCACCCGGATGACTGGTACAGGAGCGTTTGGGACGAAGCGGACGGCCCTACACCGGTCGACAAAGTGTTGTACGGAGATATGCTGACGTATCTCCCGGATGAACTGCTGCCAAAGATGGATGCGATGACGATGGCGCATTCGCTCGAAGCGAGATCGCCGCTCCTTGATGTCGATCTCGCCGACTTTACCGCGCGCCTCCCCTACGAAATGAAGGTTCAAGGTGTCGAAACGAAACCTTTGCTCAAGAAACTGGCGCGAAGATACGTCCCCGACGAGGTCTTATACCGGCCCAAGAAGGGCTTTAACATGCCCCTCTCGCAGTGGCTCCGGACGTCCCTGGCCCCGTTATTGCGTGAGCTTTTATTTTCCGCTTCATTCGAGCGGGGACTCTTTGATACCGCGTTCGTCCACCAATTGGCTAAGGCGCACGAGTCAGGCGCGAAGGACTACGGACAGCAATTGTGGTCTCTGATGATGCTCGAATTGTGGTTTCGGATGTATCTCGATAGAGACATCAAGGTGACGGACGACATCCGGTCATCCGGGATTGTGGCTGTGTTTTAA